The genomic DNA AGTCCGCCTCGAACTCCTCGAACCACTGTCGCGCGAGTTCGACGCGGCGCTCGTGGAAGCGCTGTTCGGTCAGCTCCGCGTGCAGAACGCGCTCCAACTGGAAGTGACGGAACGCGCTGCGTGTACAGCACCACGCCGCGAAGACTTGTCTCGCTTCGAAGTACGCGAGTTGCACCGGGAGAACGACACGTTGCGATATCGCGCCGGCCCGATCCTTGTACTGGATGGAGAGGCCTCGTTCCTCGCGCATCGCGCGCCGGACGAGCTTGAGTAGCGGTTCCGTGCTCGGGTCGGAAGCGCGAGCGACCGGCCACAACCCCGTGTCAGCGATCCGCTCCGCGAGTTCGCCTGGAATCGCCACTCCAAGCTTGGCCAGGGCGTTCGTGGCAGCGGCCGCCAACTCCTTGTCCGGTAGTTGCTCGACCCAGCGTGCTCCCAGCACGACCGCATCCAGCTCTTCCACGGAGAACATCAGCGGTGGCACGAAGAAACCAGGACGGAGGACGTAGCCCAGTCCAGCTTCGCCTCCAATCGGTGCTCCGAGCTTCTGGAGCATCTGAATGTCTCGATACACCGTACGTTGGGAGACGCGGTGCTCCTTGGCGAGCGCCTGCGCCGTCACGGGTTGGCGGCGTCGGCGCAGGGAGTCCATGAGTCCGAAGAGGCGAAGAGTCCTGTCCATGCTGTCACGTGAGCCAAGAGAATCGGAGGTGCACGCCGCACTCCCGCACGGTGTTGCAATCATCCTGATCCGGAGGCGCGGCCAGTTCCACATGGAATCGGGATCCGCGTCGAACGCGGCCTGTGCGGCGGCCCGCGGAGTGCCTCGAGCCGCTCGCGGGGCACCATGGCTCGGGGGAAGGCGCCGTGTGGCCTTTTCCACGGACGCCGCGGGCGCTGCCTTGTGAGGGATGGGGTGGTCTGGGCCATCCTGCGCCCATGCTCAAACTGCACCACCTCGTCAATTCCCGCTCGCATCGCATCCTCTGGCTCCTGGAGGAGCTGGGACTCGACTACGAGCTTGTTACCTACCCTCGCGATCCGAAGACGGGCTTCGCGCCTCCCGAGCTCAAGGCGATCCATCCGCTGGGCAAGTCCCCGCTGCTGGAGGACCGGGGCCGGGTGCTCGCCGAGTCGGGGGCCATCATCGACTACGTGGTGCGCCACCACGGGAAGGGACGGCTGGCGCCCGCGCCGGACTCGGCCGAGTACGACACCTATGTGCAGTGGCTGCACTACGCCGAGGGCTCGGCCATGCTGCCGTTCATCCTCGGCATCTACATGGGACGGCTGGGCGAGGCGGGCGTGCCGCTCAAGCCGCGCATCTCCGGCGAGATGACGAACCACCTGAGCTACATCGCCGGAGCCCTGGAGAAGGGGCCCTACCTGCTGGGCGACGCGTTCAGCGCCGCGGACATCCAGATGAGCTTCGTGTTGGAGGCGGCGCGGCCCTCGGGCCTTTTGGATTCCTTCGCGCCCCTGGGCGCCTACCTGGAGCGATTGCACGCCCGTCCCGCCTTCCAGCGCGCCGTTGCGCGCGGGGGGCCTGTCCAGGTGGGCGGCGCGGGCAAGCGCTGACCGCTGCTGATCTTCGCGCTCAGGCCCAGAGTTCCCGCTCGAGCGCGGACAGGAAGGACGCGGCGACTTCCGGGGTGGGCAGGCCCGCCTGGGCGACGAGGTCCGCGTCGCGCGGCTGGGCGAGCTCCTCGCGCAGCGTCTCCACCGCCTGACGCCGCGCGCGCCGCAGGCTGGCACGCTCCGGCTCCGACAGCCGCTCGTGGGCCCAGCGATCGATGGCCCAGGACAGCTCGGCGTGACGCGTCTCGTCCTCGGCGATGCGCGACATGACGCCGCGGATGTCCTCGTCTCGTGCGTGCAGTGCCTGGTGGTGCGCCACCAGCGCGCCGTATGTCTCGCGCGTGCAGCCCTCCACGGTGTTCTCCAGGGCCACCTCGAACAGGGAGCGCGCGGGCGGCTCCTCCACCTGGAGCCGGGGAGGGAGCGCGCCGAAGCGCCGCGCCAGGCGAGTGCTCTCCTCCGTATGCCGCACCTCGTCCACGGCGCTCGCCAGGGCCGCGTCGCACAGGGCCTCGTTGGCGCCATGCCGGGCGAGCTCCTCGCGCAGCCGGAGGAAGGCCCGGATGGAGGCCGCTTCCAGGTGCGCGGCCTGGGCGAAGTGGCGGCCCAGGGCGCTGTCGCAGTCCACATTCCCGGCGGCGTGCAGTCCGTCGGGCCGGCGGCCCACGCCACAGTTGGGGTCTCTCGGCTTGAGCAACGTGCGACGGACCTCGGTGAGTTCGGCCTTCGCGGTGACCTTCAGGGTGACCTGGTACAGGGAGGATTCTTCCCAGCAGGTGTGTCCTTGGGTGCCGACCACCTGGAAGGAGCCATCCCGAAGGGTCTTCACCGCGCCTTGCTCCAAGGAATCGCAGGTCACGTCGAGCCCGTTGGCGAAGGCGAGCAGCACGGCCTCCGGGGCCGTGTCGATGGACCCGAGGTAGCGCTTGAGCGCTTCGAACGACGTGTACGCGGCCACTTCATCGCCTCGCGTGAGGGCGAGGTAATAAGAGACGCACATGGGTTCGCATCGCTCGCGGAAGCCCCGGGAGGGGTCGAGGTGTTCGAGCGCCGACTTGCATTCCTCCGGGTGCGTGGCTGTCGCGCAGGCGGTGCCCGAGGAGGACGTCGCGGTGTCCTTGAGCTTTTTCCCCCCATGGGGGTAGCGGTCGATGCGCCGCAACTGCACGAAGTCCGAGGGCTCCGCCGGCTTCAGGCCGCTCACCGCGAGACCGTCATCGTCACAGGCGGGCAGGACGTAGCCCGTTGGACCCTTCGCGGGAGTCTTCTTGTCCTGCTTCTGACGGGTTGCTTCACGCGGAGCGGGCGGCTTGTCAGAGGCCGCGGCGATGCCTCCACCTCCCGTGAGGACCAGGGGCGTGACGAGAGAGGCGCGGAGCGTACGGGCGAAGAGCAGTCGCAGTCGGGACGGATGCATGAGGACTCCTGAATGCAGGGGGGCTCCGGAAATGTAGCGCGGATGCATGAGGCGCCACGCGAAACCCAGACGGAGAATGGGATGGCTCAACGGCCCCTCCGCCCTCGTCCTCGCCTTCAACAGGCAGTCCATCCTTCTTATGTTTTGAGATGTCTGCCAGCGCTCACTTGGGTTGGACCCTGGTCCTATTTCGATAGCGCATGCGGCCCGACGGGTCTACCTGATGCGCGCTGAACCTGAAGCTTCACCCAGGCGATATCTCTTCTTCCGCTGTGTTCAAGCCGCCAAAGGATCCCGCATCATGTCACAAACACCCAATACCCAATCCTCCTCCGCCGAAGGACTCGACCTGGTGTTCTGGGACCCCTCGGGGTACAGGTGGAGTGGCTCCGGCGACTGGAACCAGTGGCGCTATATCCCCGACGGACTGGGTGGGGAGATTGGCATCCGATTCGGCGTCAAATCCGGATACGGCACCTTTGATTGGAACAACGGAGGCGTGGCCCCGCACGGTTCAATCAATGACGGCACTGGCGCCGCCTCGTTCGGCAAG from Melittangium boletus DSM 14713 includes the following:
- a CDS encoding helix-turn-helix transcriptional regulator; protein product: MDRTLRLFGLMDSLRRRRQPVTAQALAKEHRVSQRTVYRDIQMLQKLGAPIGGEAGLGYVLRPGFFVPPLMFSVEELDAVVLGARWVEQLPDKELAAAATNALAKLGVAIPGELAERIADTGLWPVARASDPSTEPLLKLVRRAMREERGLSIQYKDRAGAISQRVVLPVQLAYFEARQVFAAWCCTRSAFRHFQLERVLHAELTEQRFHERRVELARQWFEEFEADFAQGKSDREMP
- a CDS encoding glutathione S-transferase family protein — protein: MLKLHHLVNSRSHRILWLLEELGLDYELVTYPRDPKTGFAPPELKAIHPLGKSPLLEDRGRVLAESGAIIDYVVRHHGKGRLAPAPDSAEYDTYVQWLHYAEGSAMLPFILGIYMGRLGEAGVPLKPRISGEMTNHLSYIAGALEKGPYLLGDAFSAADIQMSFVLEAARPSGLLDSFAPLGAYLERLHARPAFQRAVARGGPVQVGGAGKR
- a CDS encoding ferritin-like domain-containing protein, producing MHPSRLRLLFARTLRASLVTPLVLTGGGGIAAASDKPPAPREATRQKQDKKTPAKGPTGYVLPACDDDGLAVSGLKPAEPSDFVQLRRIDRYPHGGKKLKDTATSSSGTACATATHPEECKSALEHLDPSRGFRERCEPMCVSYYLALTRGDEVAAYTSFEALKRYLGSIDTAPEAVLLAFANGLDVTCDSLEQGAVKTLRDGSFQVVGTQGHTCWEESSLYQVTLKVTAKAELTEVRRTLLKPRDPNCGVGRRPDGLHAAGNVDCDSALGRHFAQAAHLEAASIRAFLRLREELARHGANEALCDAALASAVDEVRHTEESTRLARRFGALPPRLQVEEPPARSLFEVALENTVEGCTRETYGALVAHHQALHARDEDIRGVMSRIAEDETRHAELSWAIDRWAHERLSEPERASLRRARRQAVETLREELAQPRDADLVAQAGLPTPEVAASFLSALERELWA